The nucleotide window CATTCTGACAGTCATTTTGAGAGCATAAAAGATCTTAGTCTACAGTCCAACAAAGCAGCTGAGAACATAAGACCAGTGGATGGGAAATGTGTCCCATAACCCAGGACTGATGTTCTCAAGCCCACATGAGGTAGCGTGCACCTCCAGAAATAAGGAAAGGTGTGTGGATGGCAATTCCCAAATCAAAAAGCAGAACATTTCTGCACTGCAGTTTTCCTCAAGAAAATGTGGGTCTCACTGTTGGCTTCAGAGGAACTTTTTTTGTACTGCAtccactaaaagaaaaaaaagatggaccTGATTTATGACCTTATACTGACTGGTTCAAATTTCTCCATTGTTTATTGATCctaaagttaataaaaaaaaccgTGACTCTCTAGTCTAACACATTATTTTCAGCTGCAACTAATCTGAGCTCATGATTGGCTTTGGAGCTGCAAGGGTTATATGAAAGCTAAGATTGATTATTACTGTCCAAAGACACAGAGTAATTAagcctactggaaaaaaaaaaccttctatAACAGGTGggacaaaagaaaactgaaggaaaataaacagcattGAGGATATTAATACATCTGTTCTGTATCTGAATGTCCTTCCAAATAACTAACTGAAACGAGATTGAAAGTACAACCCAAGTATAATACAAATACAAGAATGTCTGCATTGAAATTCCATAACTTTTCTTTATTCACTGTGATACATTCAAACAAAAGTGCTCCAGATAACAGCCATAAAGTAAAGGAAATCAAAatagaaaggcaaaaaaagaccATCAGATACATATGGTGATTATTCATATTTCAAAGCATTAGTAACTGCTTGTATCTGAGTGCACCAAAAGCCCACAAGGGTCCACGTTTTTGTACGCTGCAcctataaaaataataatcataggCAGCTCtagcaaaaaatgtttttcagaactAGAGCCAAAGCCATCACAAAGATAAAGCACCATCAGGCATATGTTTACAAATGCCATAGTAATTAGTAGAGTGTAAGAAAGGCTTAGCTGAATTAACATTTTCCTTGTATAGCATAGGGAAGCTCTGTTTAGAGTCattccttcccagctctgctatTTCACATCAAGGACTTGCATTTTCCCCACAACACCAAGCACTATGGGCAACTTGGGAAGTTTCAGGAGACTGAGAGATGGATGGAAGGGAAACTGGAACTGAAGCCAGTATCTATCCTATTTAAATACACAGTATTGGCATGGCAGCATGTACTTAACCATGTTACTGCAATATGTGGCACAATCCACCTGAGAAACACTGTACAGACCACATTGACTTCCCAATGCTGTTTGCTGAGCTACAAGTATTTGGCTGGACTGATTTTGCCTATAAAAGATGGTTCTTGTTTCAAACTACACTTCTGTTACAGTAAAAATGTAAGTCACTTATCTATAAGAGACAGCAGAGCATCACTTCATAGCAAACTCAGATTGCACCCTATAATGTGGCTCTATTCCAGCTGCAAAATTCCTgaactgtgcttttgccaagaattATTCGTGACTCAACAGTTTGATGGGGAGGATTCCTACCCCAAACAACACAAGAAACAGAAGTCAAGATGCCATACAAATTACACTGTCAAAGGGATACAAGAGAGACACACTTACAAATCTAGGGTCTCTCTAGCTGGTATATTTTTAGGTAGCACGCCGTGGATCTTCCACAAAAAGTGGGGAAACTCAGTAGAACCCTTGTCCTGCTCTCCCCTTTAGCTGCTTTGCAGGCAGCAATTCAGATGGCCAGCAAGACCCGACACAGGCTTCCCCTCTGAAAATCTGAGTTGCTGACATAAGATTTTCCTTAAAAGATCTAAGTAGATCACAACAGAAAACAAGTCTCTGTGCCCATATACTTTCTATAATAGTAGAGTCATAGGGATCCTGCTAGGTGTAAGGCTATGCCCCAGCTGCTGTGAAGATTTAAGCCCATGTATGATTTATGTTTCCCAAAGCAGGATGCAATGGCACTGCTCATATGACCAACATCATCTTCACAGTCAAGTCCTTGCAACATCAAGGTCTGTTTGctcaaaaagcatttttcttaacTATGTTACTAATAAAGTCTCAAATCACTCAGGCTGAAAGAAGGTTAGAAGTCTTTTGCAGTTATTTACCCTTCACGCTATTTGTGTGGCATTCATCTCCCACAGCACATGCCTTGCCCTTTTCACACTCCCTTTCTCATGCAGGAACACAAAGCTGTAATGTTTGGGTTGCAAACACCATTAAATGTCCCTCTTCAGCCCCCAAcagcatagaaatattttcttttaaaagttcagATCAAAGCATTTCTACTAATCCTAgaatttattaaaacaaacattgTAGGCATGAGATAGTCAACAGCGTCCCTTTTATAAGATTCTTTGGAGACGGTTCTGATTTTGTACTGTTTACTGATCCGCCCCTAATTAATCTTCAGTTGCTCAGCGGCAAATTCAGCAAGTCCACCTGCTCCTTCCCCACCCAGCAGACGTTCTCCCCAGTTTCGAGCTGTAATGACAGCACCATAGAGCCCCTGTCCTAAGAACAAGGTGGCTTGCTTGAAAAGCTATATATCACAGCCCGATGTTACAAGGTCGTATCACACACATCTGCAGCAGCAGTCTAGCCTTTCCTCAGATGAGTAATTAAAACCAGTCATTAAGTGCTTTCAAGGAGTTTCATTGTCTTTATCCTTCCCTGCAGTCAAGGTAGTTGCCTTTGATCCAGTAACAGATCTGTGCGTATTTGAGGGGTGTGATGCGAACAGCTACATTGAAATCCTGTGGGGTGCCATTCATGTCCACCCACTGATGGCCTGAAAATATTCCAATAATTTTACGCTCCCACTTGTGATTCTGCCTCTTCCACATCCTCACATACACCCCAGATCCACTCGCACCCGGCTGAGCATCGCACTGCTGGTACAACAGGTCATATGTTTCATCTTTGACATCACAGAAACGGTAAACCAGGTTTCCTGGACGATCGTTGTCATAACCAGAGAAGTGAATCCTTCCTCCAGGCAGGTGTCTTGCTGGTGGGCTCACACCTATCTTCATAAACTTTCTTTTATGAGGCTTCTTGAGCTCCAGCAGAGCATAGTCATAATCCATGCCAATGTCATTGGCATTGCCTTTGATCCATCCTTTGGGGACATGTGTCCGTTTCACTCGGATCCACTGGAATTTCATTTTCTCAGGCATTGCCGAGTTGGTGATATTGGCCCCTTTGCTGCCATCTTTCAGTTTGGGCTTTAGGAACCCCACCCGCAGTTTCTGAGCTCCTTTGACGTAACTCTTGCCATCATGGATACAATGAGCGGCAGTAAGAACATGCTTTTCAGCCACTAGTGTCCCCGTGCAACCTGTAGATAGCTTCACCGATGTGGAGAATGGGTAATTCAACAAGAAATCTTTCCCAAAAATGCTAAACCTGCTGTCATAGCCATAGATCTGCCTCTTAGTTCGAGATTTGCCTTGCGACCTATCACCGCTGTTGCTCAGAATATATATGCCCACTTCAGTTTCGGTGAGGCTACCATTAGCGTACAAGGTCTCATAGGACAGGTAGTTCTTCACTTCTTCATAAGTTGGCAGCGGAGAACTTTTGTGGCATGCTGGGCCA belongs to Strix uralensis isolate ZFMK-TIS-50842 chromosome 2, bStrUra1, whole genome shotgun sequence and includes:
- the PRSS23 gene encoding serine protease 23 gives rise to the protein MAGLSTLILLLCAAKDVMPSSSHWKPTWPSYRVPVILPQSTLNLEKPQFDAEARLEVVSPCGPACHKSSPLPTYEEVKNYLSYETLYANGSLTETEVGIYILSNSGDRSQGKSRTKRQIYGYDSRFSIFGKDFLLNYPFSTSVKLSTGCTGTLVAEKHVLTAAHCIHDGKSYVKGAQKLRVGFLKPKLKDGSKGANITNSAMPEKMKFQWIRVKRTHVPKGWIKGNANDIGMDYDYALLELKKPHKRKFMKIGVSPPARHLPGGRIHFSGYDNDRPGNLVYRFCDVKDETYDLLYQQCDAQPGASGSGVYVRMWKRQNHKWERKIIGIFSGHQWVDMNGTPQDFNVAVRITPLKYAQICYWIKGNYLDCREG